In Gemmata obscuriglobus, a single genomic region encodes these proteins:
- a CDS encoding sigma-70 family RNA polymerase sigma factor, producing MVKELARIRRALDHAPHEVADCELLRRYAREGDQAAFGVLIQRYSRLVMGVCRHAGLSGSDAEDVCQAVFLVLLRKARAGRWRHSIANWLYATARNLAHNARTAASRRAARESKAAVPEAVAPLDAMTGRELLDALAEELDRLPATYREPLVLAFLDGLTRDEIAARLAAPAATVKTRLERGKKRLGAALTKRGVADGFALLALAATAQVGRTSPTLIDSILAASSGHPSPAAVALAQGALVNGTVKRALALILALGAATAGFVALAVEPVAQPPAERMAKAPGTPAAPADQPKATERTLAVTVLGADGTPVQAEVFTVWLRDKPVALGRTKPDGTLRVTVPLKVKGAGGWLVARAKGHATDFTPTGMDYIKNAMTPTADVVLRLPKVRPVKGRVIDSQGAPVGGASVVASSFSAFDSDASADAHMKKWAEELFLRGVPPDGDRALWYSDGYREGSNPDGRSPHVVTTDADGRFTLNGLGAGHLIHLRVRGPGVADTDVITLNRDGFDPAPFNKTARSHKYKEFGGHWWLSGPDPVVVVEPEKVIRGTVTGPDGKPRAGVRVTFTRTGQAAAGAHDGNGAHNAAVTDANGKYEIRGAKKHKGYMVECPPDPAAGLLPRQEYAADTPGYEPVTIDLKCARGVVVAGTVRNKATGQPVVSHMYVDVLANNPFVEKYPRFMDAAGSFSDLYRTDAAGRFRVVTIPGPVLLTAAPDREERGDFKPPVPDPKYPAHFHREGGGLLFDEYRGGRGFVQGNWCRVIDAKATDTEVRADAELEPATKLGVKVIDADGKPVVGCSAAGVTHIEFDSPVEFPGTDTLSVANVGRGEERFLAVFHPTRMLLGTGSVKSDDTNAAVKLGAGGSVTGRVLDGTGKPVAGLVVQLMYARREVEVATQAMEKANGVTTAANGEFRFDRVFPGQEFGLFFARGTTLYGPMFDKRPRYSVTGHGEVRKLGDLPLGEPRNRGD from the coding sequence ATGGTAAAGGAGCTCGCACGAATTCGTCGCGCTCTCGACCACGCACCACACGAAGTCGCGGATTGCGAGCTCCTGCGGCGGTACGCCCGCGAAGGCGACCAGGCCGCGTTCGGCGTACTGATCCAGCGGTACTCGCGGCTCGTCATGGGCGTGTGCCGACACGCCGGGCTGTCCGGGTCGGACGCCGAGGACGTGTGCCAGGCGGTGTTCCTGGTGCTCCTGCGGAAGGCGCGGGCCGGGCGGTGGCGCCACTCGATCGCCAACTGGCTGTACGCGACCGCCCGCAACCTCGCTCACAACGCCCGCACCGCCGCGTCCCGGCGGGCGGCGCGCGAAAGTAAGGCCGCCGTCCCCGAGGCCGTCGCCCCGCTCGACGCGATGACCGGGCGCGAACTCCTCGACGCGCTCGCCGAGGAACTCGACCGGCTCCCCGCCACCTACCGCGAGCCGCTCGTCCTCGCCTTCCTCGACGGGCTGACGCGGGACGAGATCGCGGCGCGCCTCGCCGCGCCGGCCGCGACCGTGAAGACGCGCCTGGAGCGCGGGAAGAAGCGGCTCGGGGCCGCGCTCACGAAGCGCGGCGTGGCAGACGGGTTCGCGCTCCTCGCGCTCGCGGCGACCGCGCAAGTCGGGCGCACATCCCCGACGTTGATCGATTCCATACTGGCCGCATCGTCGGGGCACCCGTCCCCGGCCGCGGTCGCTCTCGCACAAGGAGCCCTTGTGAACGGAACAGTCAAGCGGGCGCTCGCGCTGATCCTGGCGCTCGGAGCGGCGACCGCCGGGTTCGTTGCACTGGCGGTCGAGCCCGTGGCGCAACCGCCGGCCGAGCGAATGGCCAAGGCGCCCGGCACGCCGGCGGCGCCCGCCGACCAACCGAAGGCGACCGAGCGCACGTTAGCGGTCACGGTCCTGGGGGCCGACGGCACGCCGGTGCAGGCGGAGGTGTTCACGGTGTGGCTCAGGGACAAACCCGTCGCCCTGGGGCGGACGAAGCCGGACGGCACGCTCCGCGTCACGGTCCCACTGAAGGTGAAGGGCGCCGGCGGGTGGCTGGTCGCCCGCGCGAAGGGCCATGCCACGGACTTCACACCGACCGGCATGGATTACATCAAGAACGCGATGACGCCAACCGCGGACGTGGTGCTGCGGCTGCCGAAGGTGCGCCCAGTCAAGGGGCGCGTGATCGATTCCCAGGGCGCGCCGGTGGGCGGGGCGTCGGTCGTGGCCAGCAGCTTCTCGGCGTTCGACTCGGACGCCTCGGCCGACGCGCACATGAAGAAGTGGGCGGAGGAACTGTTCCTCCGCGGCGTCCCGCCGGACGGCGACCGCGCGCTGTGGTACTCGGACGGGTACCGGGAGGGTAGCAACCCCGACGGCCGGTCGCCGCACGTCGTAACGACCGACGCCGACGGGCGGTTCACCCTCAACGGGCTCGGTGCCGGGCACCTGATCCACCTGCGAGTCCGCGGGCCGGGCGTCGCCGACACGGACGTGATCACGCTGAACCGCGACGGGTTCGACCCCGCCCCGTTCAACAAGACCGCGCGGAGCCACAAGTACAAAGAGTTCGGTGGTCACTGGTGGCTGAGCGGGCCGGACCCGGTGGTCGTCGTCGAGCCCGAAAAGGTCATCCGCGGCACCGTGACCGGTCCGGACGGCAAGCCCCGGGCCGGGGTGCGGGTGACGTTCACCCGCACCGGGCAGGCCGCCGCGGGGGCGCACGACGGGAACGGTGCCCACAACGCCGCAGTGACGGACGCGAACGGGAAGTACGAGATCCGCGGCGCGAAGAAGCACAAAGGGTACATGGTGGAGTGCCCGCCCGACCCGGCCGCCGGACTGCTCCCGCGCCAGGAGTACGCGGCGGACACCCCGGGGTACGAACCCGTCACCATCGACCTGAAGTGCGCGAGGGGCGTGGTGGTGGCGGGCACGGTGCGGAACAAGGCGACGGGCCAGCCGGTCGTCTCCCACATGTACGTCGACGTCCTCGCGAACAACCCGTTCGTGGAGAAGTACCCGCGCTTCATGGATGCGGCGGGATCTTTCTCCGACCTGTACCGGACCGACGCGGCCGGGCGGTTCCGGGTCGTCACGATCCCCGGCCCGGTTCTGCTGACGGCCGCGCCCGACCGAGAGGAGCGCGGGGACTTCAAGCCGCCCGTACCGGACCCGAAGTACCCCGCACACTTCCACCGTGAAGGGGGGGGGCTCTTGTTCGACGAGTACCGCGGCGGGCGCGGCTTCGTACAGGGGAACTGGTGCCGGGTGATCGATGCCAAGGCGACCGACACCGAAGTGAGGGCGGACGCGGAACTGGAACCCGCGACGAAGCTGGGCGTGAAGGTGATCGACGCCGACGGGAAGCCGGTGGTCGGGTGCAGCGCGGCCGGCGTGACGCACATCGAGTTCGATTCACCCGTCGAGTTCCCCGGCACGGACACGCTGAGCGTGGCGAACGTGGGGCGGGGTGAGGAGCGGTTCCTGGCCGTGTTCCACCCGACGCGGATGTTGCTGGGCACCGGGAGCGTGAAATCGGACGACACGAACGCCGCCGTGAAACTGGGCGCAGGCGGGAGCGTGACGGGGCGCGTCCTCGACGGGACCGGGAAGCCGGTGGCGGGGCTGGTCGTTCAGCTCATGTACGCCCGGCGTGAGGTGGAAGTGGCGACGCAAGCGATGGAGAAGGCGAACGGCGTGACGACCGCGGCGAACGGCGAGTTCCGCTTCGACCGGGTGTTCCCCGGCCAGGAGTTCGGCCTGTTCTTCGCGCGGGGGACGACGCTGTACGGCCCGATGTTCGATAAGCGGCCGCGCTACTCGGTGACGGGTCACGGCGAGGTGCGGAAGCTCGGCGACCTGCCGCTGGGCGAGCCGCGGAACCGAGGGGATTAG
- a CDS encoding sigma-54-dependent transcriptional regulator yields MSRHAQTVLVADDDPATRSNLALLLRSEGYRVVEAADGDAAAAALADPAVAAALLDLRMPKRDGLAVLRAHADRLDEVPVVVVTAYGGSSAAIEAMKLGAYDYLTKPFDLDEVLFTVRRALTQRSLVAQVQALSADPLRDDPDPDEDELVGRSPAMVAVFKAVGLVAPADEPVLVLGESGTGKELVANAIHRNSHRAAGAFVKVNCAALSPTLLESELFGHEKGAFTGAVARRRGRFEQAHGGTLFLDEVGELGLDLQAKLLRVLQSGTFDRVGGEETLTADVRVVAATNRDLKARAAAGEFREDLYYRLDVVAVTLPPLRERRDDIPLLTDHIVKQLSRKHGWPGLAVAPEAVAALTRRDWPGNVRELRNALARAAIHARGRVVRTEHLAGDHEAGAIPAPAPGADPLDLRAAVAETERRVIRQALEQADGNRTRAAKLLGISRRQLFEKTRAYGLDR; encoded by the coding sequence ATGAGCCGGCACGCGCAAACGGTCCTGGTCGCCGACGACGACCCCGCGACCCGCTCGAACCTCGCGCTGCTGCTTCGCTCGGAGGGCTACCGCGTGGTCGAGGCGGCCGACGGCGACGCGGCGGCCGCGGCGCTGGCCGACCCGGCCGTCGCGGCCGCGCTGCTCGACCTCCGAATGCCCAAGCGCGACGGCCTCGCGGTCCTCCGCGCGCACGCCGACCGGCTGGACGAGGTGCCGGTGGTGGTCGTCACGGCCTACGGCGGCAGTTCGGCCGCAATCGAGGCGATGAAGCTCGGCGCCTACGACTACCTGACCAAGCCGTTCGACCTGGACGAGGTGCTGTTCACTGTCCGCCGGGCGCTCACGCAGCGGTCCCTCGTGGCCCAGGTGCAGGCGCTGTCCGCCGACCCGCTGCGCGACGACCCCGACCCGGACGAGGACGAGCTGGTGGGCCGCTCGCCGGCGATGGTCGCGGTGTTCAAGGCCGTCGGGCTGGTCGCCCCGGCCGACGAGCCGGTGCTGGTGCTGGGCGAGAGCGGCACCGGCAAGGAACTGGTCGCCAACGCGATCCACCGGAACTCGCACCGCGCCGCCGGGGCGTTCGTCAAGGTGAACTGCGCGGCCCTGAGCCCGACGCTCCTGGAGAGCGAGCTGTTCGGGCACGAGAAGGGCGCGTTCACCGGGGCGGTGGCCCGGCGCCGGGGCCGGTTCGAGCAGGCCCACGGCGGGACGCTGTTCCTCGACGAGGTGGGCGAGCTGGGGCTCGACCTCCAGGCGAAACTGCTCCGGGTGCTCCAGAGCGGCACGTTCGACCGCGTGGGCGGCGAGGAGACCCTGACGGCCGACGTGCGGGTGGTGGCCGCCACCAACCGCGACCTCAAGGCGCGGGCCGCGGCCGGCGAGTTCCGCGAGGACCTGTACTACCGGCTCGACGTGGTCGCGGTCACGCTCCCGCCCCTGCGCGAGCGCCGGGACGACATCCCGCTCCTGACCGACCACATCGTGAAGCAGTTGTCCCGGAAGCACGGGTGGCCGGGCCTGGCCGTCGCCCCGGAGGCGGTCGCGGCGCTGACCCGGCGGGACTGGCCGGGGAACGTCCGCGAGCTGCGCAACGCGCTGGCGCGGGCCGCGATCCACGCGCGGGGTCGCGTCGTGCGCACCGAACACCTCGCCGGCGACCACGAGGCCGGCGCGATCCCCGCCCCCGCGCCGGGCGCCGACCCGCTCGACCTGCGGGCCGCGGTGGCCGAGACCGAGCGGCGGGTGATCCGCCAGGCCCTCGAGCAGGCCGACGGGAACCGCACCCGCGCCGCCAAGCTGCTCGGCATCAGCCGCCGCCAACTGTTCGAGAAGACGCGCGCCTACGGCCTCGACCGGTGA
- a CDS encoding transposase, which produces MRPKRQSIRATPAHATRHLRPVLTDWLGRAVQLPKRRRTCTPEVVWRVVLFAAAFARSVAAACAAIADAPSGQAIWDCLYLTLPKRRRTLERRLRPALHAPLGKRKRAARVAIDYHRIGYFGTPNRDTTRSKGAGGTHTFHTYATACLVGGPDRYTLGLTAVGEKEPMTAVLTRLLDQVTAARVTVRVALLDKAFFSIAVMRLLQARGVPFVIPAVVRGRKPRPGVKGVGLRAVRRRGAGRYAYTHADRGTSVRVHVVIAHKSYRYRRTGGRRSKKLLYAAWRVSGSPVAIRDLYRTRFGIESSYRQLGQVRPRTSTTDGVVRLLWVAVGLILRNAWLWSRSARGLGWTLAAVCLILLADGLAPTDGENKSITTARSANKTKPPT; this is translated from the coding sequence ATGCGACCCAAACGTCAGTCTATCCGAGCCACCCCGGCCCACGCCACCCGGCACCTCCGTCCGGTCCTGACCGACTGGCTCGGCCGTGCGGTCCAACTGCCCAAGCGTCGCCGCACCTGTACACCCGAGGTGGTGTGGCGGGTGGTGCTGTTCGCCGCGGCGTTCGCCCGCTCGGTGGCCGCGGCCTGTGCCGCGATCGCCGACGCCCCGTCCGGGCAGGCCATCTGGGATTGCTTGTACCTCACGCTGCCCAAGCGGCGCCGCACCCTCGAGCGGCGGTTGCGGCCGGCCCTCCACGCCCCGCTCGGCAAGCGGAAGCGGGCGGCTCGGGTCGCGATCGACTACCACCGGATCGGGTACTTCGGGACGCCGAACCGGGACACCACCCGGTCCAAGGGGGCCGGCGGCACCCACACGTTCCACACGTACGCCACCGCGTGCCTCGTCGGGGGACCGGACCGGTACACGCTCGGGTTGACGGCCGTGGGCGAGAAGGAGCCGATGACCGCGGTGCTCACCCGGCTGTTGGATCAGGTGACGGCGGCACGGGTTACGGTCCGGGTCGCGCTGCTGGACAAGGCGTTCTTCTCGATCGCGGTGATGCGGTTGCTCCAGGCGCGGGGTGTGCCGTTCGTGATCCCGGCCGTGGTCCGGGGCCGCAAGCCCCGGCCCGGGGTGAAGGGGGTCGGGTTGCGGGCCGTGCGGCGGCGGGGCGCGGGTCGATATGCGTACACCCACGCGGATCGGGGCACCTCGGTGCGGGTGCACGTGGTGATCGCTCACAAGAGCTACCGGTACCGGCGGACCGGGGGCCGGCGGAGCAAGAAGTTACTGTACGCGGCGTGGCGGGTGAGCGGGAGCCCGGTGGCGATTCGGGACCTGTACCGGACCCGATTCGGGATCGAGAGCAGCTACCGCCAGTTGGGGCAGGTTCGGCCCCGGACCTCGACCACCGATGGGGTCGTGCGACTCCTGTGGGTGGCCGTCGGGCTGATCCTGCGTAACGCCTGGTTGTGGTCCCGCTCAGCCCGCGGCCTCGGGTGGACACTGGCGGCGGTATGCCTGATACTGTTGGCCGATGGGCTGGCACCTACAGATGGCGAAAATAAGTCCATTACTACTGCACGATCGGCCAACAAAACCAAGCCGCCAACTTGA
- a CDS encoding S8 family peptidase, producing MPPTNKPFPHLPLILRYDGPARSGKPPHGDPRTRLAKENRSGHGGGLTNSAANASAAWRLRFEDRERANLPVLPKNVPLVLEVDTSLDLDELRKNFGFELVSEQEDGYVIVASEDLDLSLFLKKLQDFIAQVKGSATVAAIYRLEDDPDQSKRLSRILSERLLSEWPTLAENGDYIVDVGIACSGQIQIPPQPGAPKRNHRWSDMTWAKRQGEHATKMKDWTEQRNAAYMAWQDLADARYNEVSAIVNFYGGSILSQSDKPHTDTALADSFTLRIRLNGKGLRDLVLNYSFIFEVVEPDDVSLPQVLREAVARDKESVTLVPPPPNAPAVCVVDSGLQHEHYLLEPAVDRDAAFCFLPGASPTDVADYVRPGGHGTRVAGAILYGESIPRSGSYELACWLQNARVLDAECRLPDRLFPPALLNELIRRFHEGPRRTRIFNHSITASAACRTRHMSAWAAEIDQLSHLHDVLFVVSSGNLYSSGTAAIPGVRQHLVAGRTHPDYLCEAACRVANPAQSLQALTVGSISYREFEDPDWLSCARQAHHPSAFSRSGLGIWNTIKPEVVEFGGDNLVSRNTPPDVGTPPCGRECYPELVRSTMHSPGPAYERDVAGTSFAAPKVSRIAAHLQDVLPDESCLLYRALIVQSARWPGWTRNATPAEQGNIIRWIGYGVPDIERASSNTEHRTTLVTSGDRTIKARGCHIYQVPIDAEIRRPGSDYDVLVEVTLSYSAEPRRTRRNRRRYLSTWLDWKSSNQGEPLEAFRRRAIKTETEDEGAGAPFAWVVGSSANHGTVRGVSRSAGTVQKDWAIVKSNALPEDFCIAVVGHEGWSKDPDSAATYTLAVSVEMVGKEIPIYERLRVSVDNLRAEVEVETEVEAEIEALG from the coding sequence ATGCCGCCCACAAACAAGCCCTTCCCGCACCTACCACTCATCCTTCGCTACGACGGTCCCGCTCGCTCCGGGAAGCCACCACACGGCGACCCGCGAACGAGGCTCGCCAAAGAGAACCGATCGGGGCACGGCGGCGGGCTCACCAACTCCGCCGCGAACGCTTCGGCCGCGTGGAGGCTACGGTTCGAGGACCGCGAACGGGCCAACTTGCCGGTTCTTCCGAAGAACGTCCCGCTCGTTCTCGAAGTGGACACGTCCCTCGACCTCGACGAGTTGCGCAAGAACTTCGGCTTCGAGTTGGTCTCCGAGCAGGAGGACGGGTACGTCATCGTCGCCTCGGAAGACCTCGACCTGAGCCTCTTTCTGAAAAAGCTCCAAGACTTTATTGCTCAGGTGAAGGGCTCGGCCACCGTCGCGGCAATTTACCGGCTCGAAGACGACCCCGACCAATCGAAGCGGCTCTCCCGCATCCTCTCCGAACGGCTGCTGAGCGAATGGCCCACCCTCGCAGAAAACGGAGATTACATCGTAGACGTGGGGATCGCATGCAGCGGACAGATTCAAATCCCGCCCCAACCCGGCGCTCCCAAACGGAACCACCGCTGGTCCGATATGACCTGGGCGAAGCGGCAGGGCGAACACGCAACGAAAATGAAGGACTGGACCGAGCAGCGGAATGCCGCCTACATGGCCTGGCAAGACCTCGCCGACGCCAGGTATAACGAAGTGAGTGCGATTGTCAACTTTTACGGCGGGAGCATCCTCAGCCAGTCCGACAAGCCGCACACCGACACGGCTCTCGCCGACAGCTTCACGCTCCGCATCCGCCTCAACGGCAAGGGGCTCCGCGACCTCGTGCTGAACTACTCATTCATCTTCGAGGTCGTGGAACCCGATGACGTCTCGCTGCCGCAGGTACTGCGTGAGGCCGTCGCACGCGATAAGGAGAGTGTCACCCTCGTTCCCCCACCGCCGAACGCCCCGGCCGTGTGCGTCGTCGACAGCGGCCTTCAGCACGAGCACTACCTGCTCGAACCCGCCGTCGATCGGGACGCGGCCTTCTGCTTCCTACCGGGTGCCTCTCCCACCGACGTTGCCGATTACGTAAGGCCCGGGGGCCACGGAACACGTGTCGCGGGGGCCATTCTGTACGGCGAATCAATCCCTCGCTCGGGGAGCTACGAACTCGCGTGCTGGCTCCAAAACGCCCGCGTGCTCGACGCCGAATGCAGACTGCCCGACCGGCTCTTTCCCCCGGCCCTCCTGAACGAGCTGATTCGGCGCTTCCACGAGGGGCCGCGAAGGACCCGGATTTTCAACCACTCGATTACCGCCAGTGCCGCATGCCGGACGCGGCACATGTCGGCGTGGGCGGCAGAAATTGACCAACTCTCGCACCTCCACGACGTGCTCTTCGTGGTCAGCTCCGGTAACCTCTATTCTTCTGGCACGGCCGCTATTCCCGGAGTGCGTCAGCACTTGGTCGCCGGTCGCACGCACCCCGACTACTTGTGCGAGGCCGCGTGCCGCGTCGCGAACCCGGCCCAAAGCCTCCAGGCCCTCACGGTCGGCTCCATTAGTTACCGAGAGTTTGAAGACCCCGATTGGTTGTCGTGTGCCCGGCAGGCGCATCACCCCTCGGCCTTCTCACGAAGCGGTCTCGGCATTTGGAACACAATTAAACCCGAAGTCGTCGAGTTCGGAGGCGACAACCTCGTCTCGCGTAACACGCCCCCCGACGTCGGCACCCCGCCGTGCGGTCGTGAGTGCTACCCCGAGCTTGTCCGCTCGACGATGCACTCGCCCGGCCCCGCCTACGAGCGAGACGTCGCGGGAACCTCGTTCGCCGCTCCGAAAGTGAGCCGCATCGCCGCACACCTCCAAGACGTTCTGCCGGACGAATCGTGCCTGCTCTACCGGGCTCTGATTGTTCAGTCGGCCCGCTGGCCGGGGTGGACCAGGAACGCCACGCCCGCGGAACAGGGCAACATCATCCGATGGATCGGGTACGGCGTGCCCGACATCGAGCGGGCTTCATCGAACACCGAGCACCGCACAACGCTTGTGACCAGCGGCGACCGAACGATTAAGGCCCGCGGGTGCCACATCTACCAAGTTCCCATCGACGCCGAGATTCGTCGGCCGGGCAGCGACTACGACGTACTCGTTGAAGTCACCCTCTCGTATTCGGCCGAGCCGCGCCGAACGCGGAGGAACCGCCGCCGTTACCTGTCAACGTGGCTCGACTGGAAGAGCAGCAATCAGGGCGAACCGCTCGAAGCGTTTCGTCGCCGGGCCATCAAAACGGAAACGGAAGATGAGGGCGCGGGCGCCCCGTTCGCCTGGGTGGTCGGAAGCAGCGCCAATCACGGAACCGTCCGCGGTGTGTCGCGAAGCGCCGGGACGGTCCAGAAAGATTGGGCAATCGTCAAGTCGAATGCCCTACCCGAGGACTTTTGCATCGCTGTTGTGGGCCACGAGGGGTGGAGTAAAGACCCCGACTCCGCAGCGACGTACACGCTTGCCGTCAGCGTGGAAATGGTGGGGAAAGAGATTCCGATTTACGAACGTCTTCGGGTCTCCGTGGATAACCTGCGAGCAGAGGTCGAGGTCGAAACCGAAGTCGAAGCAGAGATCGAAGCCCTCGGATAG
- a CDS encoding ISAs1 family transposase, with translation MPGSLVERLAELPDPRSRHGRQYPLVGLLTLCLVAILAGHTTPAAIAQFGRLRQKRLGHALGFKNGNMPCANTIAGLLRKLDADHLDRIIGAWLEDRHPDGWEHLALDGKRLCGSRDGDVPGTHLLAAYAPQASAVLAQMTVEATTNEHKAALRLLDVLPSLGGTVVTADAMFTHADVCAKVVQKGGDYILYAKGNQSELRRDIETAFAAESGGFSPLGSGTVG, from the coding sequence ATGCCCGGGTCACTGGTTGAGCGGTTGGCCGAGTTACCGGACCCGCGGAGCCGGCACGGTCGCCAGTACCCGCTGGTGGGTCTGCTGACCCTGTGCCTGGTGGCGATCCTGGCCGGTCACACCACGCCCGCGGCCATCGCCCAGTTCGGCCGTCTCCGCCAGAAGCGGCTGGGCCACGCGCTGGGGTTCAAGAACGGCAACATGCCGTGCGCTAATACCATTGCCGGGTTGCTGCGGAAGTTGGACGCCGACCACCTGGACCGGATCATCGGCGCATGGCTGGAGGACCGGCACCCGGACGGGTGGGAGCACCTGGCGTTGGACGGCAAGCGGTTGTGCGGGTCCCGGGACGGGGACGTGCCGGGCACCCACCTGCTGGCCGCGTACGCCCCCCAGGCGTCCGCGGTGCTCGCCCAGATGACCGTCGAAGCCACCACCAACGAGCACAAGGCGGCCCTCCGGTTGCTGGACGTGCTGCCCTCGCTGGGCGGGACCGTGGTCACGGCCGACGCCATGTTTACCCACGCCGACGTGTGCGCGAAGGTGGTCCAGAAGGGCGGCGATTACATCCTCTACGCCAAGGGCAACCAGTCCGAGCTGCGGCGGGACATTGAGACCGCCTTCGCTGCCGAGTCCGGCGGCTTTTCCCCCCTCGGTTCCGGCACAGTGGGCTGA
- a CDS encoding ATP-binding protein, which yields MNADILKRLVRAIAEGAQDDLNSLAQKVIETERESGHSKLAGELDRILQRTRQRGPTTPAPDLRELPSSRRNRELLVSLHQRDTLEHSMVLPADVEERFARVEREYAARERLSAYGLQPRKRVLLYGPPGCGKSLGAKRLAWNTTLPLMKVRFDALLSSYFGESAANLRMVFEAAKERPCVLLLDECDFIARSRTGSRDIGEASRVVNALLQFLDEYDAPGILVATTNVEESLDEAIFRRFDDVFLIPLPGHTEIERLLRLTLSAIKVGKVDWNAVTGALAGASAAYVVKAARDAAKAAVLAGRKVVEEGDLQRAIGEIRKGNSSTP from the coding sequence ATGAACGCAGATATCCTGAAACGCCTGGTGCGGGCCATCGCTGAAGGGGCTCAAGACGACCTGAACTCTCTTGCCCAAAAAGTCATCGAGACGGAGCGGGAAAGCGGGCATAGTAAGCTCGCCGGCGAACTCGACAGGATTCTTCAACGCACCCGCCAGCGTGGCCCAACCACCCCGGCACCGGACCTCCGCGAACTGCCCAGTAGCCGTCGCAACCGTGAGCTGCTCGTCTCGCTGCACCAACGCGACACCCTCGAACACTCGATGGTCTTGCCGGCAGACGTTGAAGAGCGCTTCGCCCGGGTCGAACGCGAGTACGCCGCCCGTGAGCGGCTCTCGGCCTACGGACTGCAACCGCGGAAGCGTGTGCTTCTTTACGGCCCGCCCGGCTGCGGCAAATCGCTCGGGGCCAAGCGGCTCGCCTGGAACACCACGTTGCCGCTCATGAAGGTGCGGTTCGACGCCCTGCTCTCGTCGTACTTCGGTGAATCGGCGGCGAACCTTCGGATGGTGTTCGAGGCGGCCAAGGAGCGGCCCTGTGTGCTGCTCCTGGACGAGTGCGACTTCATCGCCCGCTCCCGGACCGGGAGCCGCGACATCGGAGAGGCGTCGCGCGTTGTGAACGCACTGCTCCAGTTCCTGGACGAGTACGACGCACCGGGTATACTGGTTGCGACAACCAACGTCGAAGAGTCACTTGACGAAGCTATTTTCCGCCGCTTCGACGACGTGTTCCTGATCCCTCTGCCCGGTCACACCGAGATCGAGCGCCTCCTCAGGCTGACACTTTCTGCCATCAAGGTTGGAAAGGTGGATTGGAACGCGGTCACCGGTGCGCTCGCGGGCGCCTCCGCGGCATACGTCGTCAAAGCCGCTCGGGACGCGGCGAAGGCGGCGGTTCTGGCCGGTCGAAAGGTCGTCGAGGAAGGCGACCTTCAACGGGCCATCGGCGAGATCAGAAAAGGTAATTCCTCCACACCGTAG
- a CDS encoding ISAs1 family transposase — protein MRPPSLPSPAAFPPSVPAQWAEDASTATDHRKGHGRVERRTITTTTWLNGYLSHWPGLGQVFRLERRRKANGKATVEVVYGITSLSRLAADAAALLGYSRRHWGIENGLHYTRDVTLGEDRCRVRRGHAPRALASLRNVAVYLLRNAEHPSVAAATRAMVARPDLALDLLNAPASISE, from the coding sequence TTGAGACCGCCTTCGCTGCCGAGTCCGGCGGCTTTTCCCCCCTCGGTTCCGGCACAGTGGGCTGAGGACGCGAGCACGGCAACCGACCACCGCAAGGGACACGGGCGTGTCGAGCGGCGGACGATCACCACCACGACGTGGCTCAACGGGTACTTGAGCCACTGGCCGGGCCTGGGACAGGTGTTCCGACTGGAGCGCCGCCGGAAGGCGAACGGGAAGGCCACGGTGGAGGTCGTGTACGGGATCACCAGCCTCAGCCGCTTGGCGGCCGACGCGGCCGCCCTGTTAGGTTACTCACGCCGCCACTGGGGTATCGAGAACGGGTTGCATTACACCCGCGACGTGACGCTCGGCGAGGACCGGTGCCGGGTGCGGCGCGGTCACGCCCCACGCGCGTTGGCGTCCCTACGGAACGTCGCCGTGTACCTGTTGCGGAACGCCGAACACCCCAGTGTGGCCGCGGCAACCCGGGCCATGGTCGCCCGACCCGACCTCGCCCTGGACCTACTTAACGCCCCGGCTTCAATCTCTGAGTAG